From Plasmodium brasilianum strain Bolivian I chromosome 2, whole genome shotgun sequence, one genomic window encodes:
- a CDS encoding mTERF domain-containing protein, giving the protein MNKYFFYVLVPVNFISLICYYVKCAKVVYYSNSMRKNKDIHNIKIDRLPFKYHQNKNIYYHIRYCYDDRNKNRLFFLRTPSSSMSAVTPSSISSSSTYTTSYSRAYSTVQRKIHKRFISKKFQLFEKTSKYIENLKKVKKIDNTILGNNFNDKEGEIIDQIPDRFLNAFKWALEFKLKNFNCKFKRITKLAKKNNEELKSLDNYAIGYKENLLAMLQKDKNFFLDIVKKLKSKEYFNFDIYSIFKFINIDIRFLFYPECHNQSAIFFLIFGNLEKAVNYFLKNKQNIDFMQMPKYIHAMSAAGREVHISVKQRKRLMKAQRKKVREEKRKAHMAAAGGGNSGQEMNEGVSGGGGSSGQEMEEEGVSGGAAGGMEDDLAEGGQENLLDKLEEGLVKGVQDDIVTKEKNIHMPRGNCASENEILNPNISLDSINISSNIEEKFNFFLKNYDEIEYFFTTHFKTSEELKSFFEKFHENENKIKKEEVTFNSKGDVLTNIKEVIPNGINLEMIKKIIKTSPRLSLINKKTVLKRLAHYKNELNYSYNELKQILYNLPQFFAFGNLKRKYNELLYLDESIEEEDLKKFIKKYPRIFTYNVYRTIRPKMLYLIRHLNKSFHDTLSFPQYFSYSFRLRIIPRHVAYMNLYYDNYIEFYKELVRKYNYADFNKNFNDLVYKPNIPPINLKMLLQTSNKDFIKHYKIPYYDFVRSSQLAKNIHNPFILV; this is encoded by the coding sequence atgaataaatatttcttttatgttttaGTACCTGtaaatttcatttcattaatatgttattatgtTAAATGTGCAAAAGTAGTTTATTATAGCAATAgtatgagaaaaaataaagacatacataatataaaaattgacCGTTTACCTTTTAAATATCACcagaacaaaaatatatattatcatattagATATTGCTACGAtgatagaaataaaaataggcttttttttttgagaacACCATCCTCTTCTATGTCTGCTGTTACCCCGTCATCAATCTCATCATCATCCACATATACCACATCGTATTCTCGGGCGTATTCTACTGttcaaagaaaaatacataaacgatttataagtaaaaaattcCAATTATTCGAAAAAACGAgcaaatatattgaaaatttgaagaaagtaaaaaaaatcgACAATACCATATTaggtaataattttaatgacAAAGAAGGTGAAATAATTGATCAAATCCCAGATAGGTTTTTGAATGCTTTTAAATGGGCATTAGAatttaagttaaaaaattttaattgtaaatttaagagaataacaaaattggcaaaaaaaaataatgaagaattaaaaagttTGGACAACTATGCTATAggatataaagaaaatttattgGCTATGTtacaaaaagataaaaatttttttcttgatatagttaaaaaactaaaatcaaaagaatatttcaattttgatatttattccatatttaaatttattaacataGATATTCGCTTTCTATTTTACCCAGAATGTCATAATCAATccgctattttttttttaatttttgggaatttagaaaaagcagttaattatttcttaaaaaacaaacaaaatattGATTTTATGCAAATGccaaaatatatacatgccaTGAGTGCTGCTGGTAGGGAAGTACATATAAGCgtaaaacaaagaaaaagattGATGAAGGCTCAGAGGAAGAAGGTGAGGGAAGAAAAGAGGAAAGCACATATGGCAGCTGCTGGTGGTGGTAACAGTGGTCAAGAGATGAATGAGGGAGTATCAGGGGGAGGTGGTAGCAGTGGTCAAGAGATGGAGGAGGAGGGAGTATCAGGAGGAGCAGCGGGTGGAATGGAGGATGATTTAGCGGAAGGAGGACAAGAAAATTTACTGGATAAATTGGAGGAAGGATTAGTGAAAGGAGTACAGGATGACATAGTGACGAAGGAAAAGAACATTCATATGCCCAGAGGAAATTGCGCCTcggaaaatgaaatattgaACCCAAACATTTCACTAgatagtataaatatatcttcTAACATAGaggaaaaatttaatttttttctcaaaaaTTACGATGAGATAGAATACTTTTTTACCACACATTTTAAAACGTCTGAAGAGTTAAAATCGTTTTTCGAAAAATTccatgaaaatgaaaataaaattaaaaaggaagaagtaACGTTCAATTCAAAAGGAGATGTATTAACAAACATAAAAGAAGTTATTCCTAATGGCATAAATTTGGAgatgataaaaaagattataaAAACATCCCCTAGATTatctttaataaataaaaagacaGTATTAAAACGTTTAGCTCATTACAAAAACGAATTAAACTACTCgtataatgaattaaaacagatattatataatttaccaCAATTTTTTGCTTTTGGAAAtctaaaaaggaaatataatgaattattatatttagatGAAAGTATAGAAGAAgaagatttaaaaaagtttattaaaaaatatcctagaatatttacatataatgtatatagaACAATTAGACctaaaatgttatatttgattagacatttaaataaaagttttCATGATACCTTATCTTTTCCTCAGTACTTCAGCTACAGTTTTCGCTTAAGAATAATTCCTAGACATGTAGCTTAcatgaatttatattatgataattaCATTGAATTTTACAAAGAATTAGtgagaaaatataattatgcagattttaataaaaatttcaatgATTTAGTCTATAAACCGAATATCCCACCTATAaacttaaaaatgttattgcAGACCTCTAATAAGGATTTTATCAAACATTATAAAATTCCCTATTACGATTTTGTAAGGTCTTCACAGCTAgctaaaaatatacataatccTTTTATCCTTGTGTAA
- a CDS encoding proteasome subunit alpha type-5, translating into MFSTRSEYDRGVNTFSPEGRLFQVEYALGAIKLGSTAVGICVNDGVILASERRISSALIEKDSVEKLLAIDDHIGCAMSGLMADARTLIDYARVECNHYRFIYNENINIKSCVELISELALDFSNLSDNKRKKIMSRPFGVALLIGGVDKNGPCLWYTEPSGTNTRFLAASIGSAQEGAELLLQENYNKNMTFEEAEILALTVLRQVMEDKLSSSNVEIAAVKKSDQTFYKYSTQDISRIIDVLPSPIYPTIDMTT; encoded by the exons ATGTTTTCAACAAG gaGTGAGTATGACAGAGGAGTAAACACCTTTTCGCCAGAGGGCAGGCTTTTTCAAGTGGAGTATGCATTAGGAGCTATAaag TTGGGAAGCACAGCAGTAGGCATATGCGTAAATGATGGTGTAATTTTAGCATCTGAAAGAAGAATTTCTTCAGCATTAATTGAAAAAGATTCAGTAGAGAAACTGTTAGCTATAGATGATCATATAGGATGCGCCATGAGTGGGTTAATGGCAGATGCAAGAACATTAATTGATTATGCAAGGGTGGAATGTAATCATTACaggtttatatataatgaaaatataaatataaaatcatGTGTAGAATTAATATCTGAATTAGCATTagatttttctaatttatccgataataaaagaaaaaaaattatgagtAGACCATTTGGTGTTGCATTATTAATAGGAGGGGTTGATAAAAATGGTCCTTGTCTATGGTATACTGAACCTTCAGGAACAAACACCCGATTTTTAGCTGCATCTATTGGATCGGCACAAGAAGGTGCAGAACTATTACtacaagaaaattataataaaaacatgaCTTTTGAAGAAGCAGAGATTCTAGCACTTACTGTTTTAAGACAAGTAATGGAGGATAAATTATCATCTTCAAATGTTGAAATTGCGGCTGTTAAGAAATCTGATCAAACATTTTATAAGTACAGCACTCAAGATATCTCGAGAATCATTGACGTCTTACCATCACCAATATATCCAACCATTGATATGACAAcatag
- a CDS encoding hypothetical protein (conserved Plasmodium protein): MLKYISCLNKRLIYKLHVENDKIIDMPLFLVDNLYVRSKEELILLLSNAISFNKKDFLVNYRRVLLKDNEAYSSYNNSNETENGSNNVKDYSNGDSNKKHNTNCEIDKNTTCDSTNGHYKYKLVDSVGDIKWGKNFMLKDVDMHSTQVNNCYKYNNEEYNELINYLSEIYSSEESWNSNCTHLFEEDEEEDYMNYLQKKNDKERKDSKEKKTQEYSLTGYIPNDFFFRSFKNRIISIKGHLSYNDLFSLIYLYSKKRDIQIMKTLGEQYIYKMEREKDKQVNYKHIIHMLNIFIKLNYEKYNIHSIIKHLLQNMSENILINDLKLSALGFTCLSRLNLYNMLFYDYIYTFLKNVNDCSHLCCSMVLHCIGYHKHYMVKKRKKLYDQVKSFNKLMNRNIISEKCIMISNDIYKFSNNPINNDNLDDIVTEEAKKAQCGYKKTIPRDFKINILTFQLCNKNRDIINKLEHKLIDRLIKMDLHDISEKSISSIFHFYFLINKNILTDKDHIIFSKLSDILIKNKINFLKPRSFLMSSYTLILHKYFTNIHISSYFLIQCAKLIKWLKGRIYIDNLLFVLMGFAQNQVIFYKNKKNSTYPKVYVDKKNNKLCNFKVENKYIDMLEKCEYEVNILEKRDVKPVSCRAAILYIFNEITNLDYELNKNQIILYLQLFSSLDIKLSADIKQKLFILIINYVNDLICYINLIFQLAIKMYGISSKYMKTIALHYLEKLDHELCKLCKLLKKDEKYFSNFLAEYNIDTLKRNTYSDDMHTHLYDLDSLSYTLFIFDQIDVTKKDFIINLSKLMSINEYFILIYKKNNFNSYIYLLHYIGSLPIDTQEHKKLIDFLFTNLEEYIELSYKEYMQNRGKAIIEENDMLIGLSKRQANIYDEYKSNETREVNNKGTHDCTTEDKNITDCFYNEVNHKIIKDKIFLKDLILLLDSIRINKAYGYNSLLRNITAMINTEKIKMLSDEDVELVNYIFIDMGLMNKHVMDEAMNRGLTIGLKV, from the exons ATGCTAAAGTATATTAGTTGTCTAAATAAGAGACTGATTTACAAGTTACATGTAGAAAATGATAAGATCATTGATATGCCATTGTTCTTGGTGGACAACCTATATGTAAGAAGTAAAGAGGAGTTAATTTTGTTACTGAGCAATGCTATTTCTTTCAacaaaaaagattttttagTTAATTACAGAAGAGTGTTACTAAAGGACAATGAAGCATATAGTAGTTATAATAATTCGAATGAAACGGAAAATGGTAGCAATAACGTGAAAGATTACAGTAATGGAGATAGCAATAAGAAGCATAACACGAATTGtgaaatagataaaaatacCACCTGTGACAGCACCAATGgacattataaatataaacttgTAGATAGTGTTGGTGATAtaaaatggggaaaaaattttatgttaaaaGATGTGGACATGCATTCAACACAAGTAAACAATTGTTACAAATACAATAACGAAGAGTATAACGAattgataaattatttatcgGAAATATATTCGAGTGAAGAAAGCTGGAATTCAAATTGTACACACCTTTTTGAAGAGGATGAAGAGGAGGATTATATGAactatttacaaaaaaaaaatgacaaagaaagaaaagattCTAAGGAGAAAAAGACACAGGAATATTCATTAACTGGTTATATTCCGaacgattttttttttcgttcatttaaaaatagaattatatCCATTAAGGGACATTTATCATACAACGATTTATTTtcacttatttatttatatagtaaaaagAGAGATATACAAATTATGAAAACACTAGGAgagcaatatatatataaaatggaaaGGGAAAAAGATAAGCAAGTAAATTACAAgcatattatacatatgttaaatatatttattaaattaaattacgaaaaatataacattcaTAGTATCATAAAACATTTACTACAGAATATGTCtgagaatattttaattaatgacTTGAAGTTATCGGCCTTAGGTTTTACTTGTTTATCAAGACttaatttgtataatatgctattttatgattatatatatacttttttgaaaaatgtaaatgattGTTCTCATTTATGCTGTTCTATGGTTTTACATTGCATAGGGTATCATAAACATTATATGgtgaagaagaggaagaagctTTATGATCAAGTAAAATCTTTCAACAAATTGATGAATCGTAATATCATTTCGGAGAAATGCATTATGATAAGTAATGACATCTACAAGTTTAGTAACAACCCCATCAATAATGATAATCTTGATGATATAGTTACCgaagaagcaaaaaaagCTCAATGTGGATACAAAAAAACTATTCCCAGAgatttcaaaataaatattttgacaTTTCAACTTTGTAATAAAAACAGAGAtatcattaataaattagaaCATAAACTAATTGATAGACTAATAAAAATGGACTTACATGATATTTCTGAAAAATCTATAAGTAGCATAtttcacttttattttttaataaacaaaaatattttgactGATAAAgatcatattatatttagcAAATTAAGCgacattttaataaaaaataaaataaattttctaaaGCCTAGAAGTTTTCTCATGTCCTCGTACACATTAAttcttcataaatatttcacGAATATTCATATCTCTTCATATTTCCTTATACAGTGTGCTAAGTTAATAAAATGGTTAAAGGgtagaatatatatagacaATTTACTATTCGTTTTAATGGGTTTTGCTCAAAACCAAgtgattttttataaaaacaaaaagaatagTACTTACCCAAAAGTTTatgttgataaaaaaaataataaattatgtaattttaaagtagaaaataaatatattgatatGCTTGAAAAGTGCGAATATGAAGTAAATATTCTCGAAAAAAGAGATGTGAAACCTGTTAGTTGCAGAGCAgctattttatatatctttaatgaaataacaaatttagactatgaattaaataagaatcaaattattttgtatttacaattattttctagtcttgatataaaattaagtgCAGATATTAAGCAAAAATTGTTTATACTAATTATTAACTATGTTAATGatttaatatgttatattaatttgaTTTTTCAACTAGCTATTAAGATGTATGGAATTTCtagtaaatatatgaaaactATAGCTTTGCATTATTTGGAAAAATTGGACCATGAATTGTgcaaattatgtaaattactcaaaaaagatgaaaaatatttttctaattttttggCAGAATATAATATTGACACCTTGAAGCGTAATACCTATTCAGATGATATGCATACCCATTTATATGACCTGGATAGTCTATCTTACacccttttcatttttgatcAAATAGATGTAACCAAAAAAGATTTCATAATAAATCTTTCAAAATTGATGTCCATTAATGAatactttattttgatatacaaaaaaaataactttaattcttatatttatcttcTTCATTATATTGGCTCCTTACCTATTGATACACAAGAGCATAAAAAGTTAATAGATTTTTTATTCACAAATTTGGAGGAATATATAGAATTATCTTATAAGGAGTACATGCAAAATAGAGGAAAAGCGATAATAGAGGAAAACGATATGTTAATAGGATTAAGCAAAAGACAAGCAAATATTTATGatgaatataaaagtaaCGAAACAAGAGAAGTGAATAATAAAGGCACGCATGATTGCACCACCGAGGATAAAAATATCACAGATTGTTTCTATAACGAAGTAAACCATAAGATAATAaaggataaaatatttctaaaagATTTGATATTATTACTAGATTCCATAAGAATTAACAAGGCCTATGGTTATAACTCTCTCCTTCGCAACATAACTGCAATG ATAAATACGGAAAAAATCAAGATGCTGTCGGATGAAGACGTCGAATTagtaaattacatttttatagatATGGGTCTAATGAACAAACATGTAATGGACGAAGCGAt GAATAGGGGGTTAACTATCGGATTAAAAGTGTAA